CGCCTCGTCCTCGTCCTCGGGCGTGGCGAGTACTACACGCGATGTTCGGCATGAGTCCCGTTGATTTGGGTTTTCCGCCGCCACCTCTGAATAAGATCGAATATATCGAACGGGAATCCGGGGAAACGTCCGGGTTGGATCGGAGAATGTTTCTTGCCGATACTCTAGGTACTGCTGCGAGTATTACTCTTTCCGGTTCTGATTCCAGTTCTGCTTCTGTCGGCACGTCCGATATCGCTGAGCTTCGCGAGGTGTTGAGGTCGCTTTATGCTCTCGACGATGCTTTTGGTGGAGGTGATGTCCGATCTCTTGCCATACGGCATCTGCGGCGAATTCGTCGTGTGATCAATACTGGTAGCTATCCTGACAGTATCGGCCGACAACTTCAGCTTTTAGCAGGAGAAACGGCAGAGCATTGTGGATGGTTGCATTATGATGCCGATCAGCAAGACGGGGCTCGCCGGTTCTGGGGTGAGGCATTAACCACTGCAACTATGCTGCGTGATCCGGGTCTTGAAGTGCTAGTGTTTGCCAGTCTTAGCATGCAAGCCATTCATGAGGACCGGCCTCGGGACGGTTATGATCTGGCTCGTGCGGCCCGACTGCGCGCTGAAGCAATGCGATCACCGATTTTGGTATCAATGATCGTTGCACGTGAAGCCCGAGCTCTGGCAAAAATGCAAGACAACAGCGGTGCGCGACGAGAACTTGCCTGTGCGATGCGCGTGATTGAGCGTTCCGAAAAAGAGCGGCCGGCACCGCCGTGGGCAGCCTTTCACGGACACGCTGAACTTGGGTACACGCAAGGGTTAATCAATGCGGAAATAGGACACCATAACGCTGCTGTTCCGTTTCTGCGTGCTGCTTTGGCCCATCAAGAGCGCACTTATACCCGTAATCGTGCTCTTTACCGGATCACCCTGGCCCGCAGTCTGGTACTGGCTGGAGAGATCGATGAGGCCGCTTCAGAGGCTGTGGCCTCCCTGCCTCACCTGGAAGAGGTTGAATCCGGACGTGTTATCCGGCGGTTGAAAGAAGTCCGCAACCTCCTCGCGAAGAACGACAGTCGGACAACAGCCGATCCGGTAGAGGTCTTGTCGGATTACTTAAAGGAAAGGGCGATATGACTGATCAGGTGACCACTCAGCGGTGGGACGGCAACGGGGCAGCGGTGCAGCTGGACGCAATCCTTGCAGCCTACGAAGAGGTATACGCCGAACCTCCGTACCTAGAGGGGCCGCGGGACGTCGCAGATTTCATCGATCGGTTCCACCGTCAGACCGAGCGTCAGGGGTTCCGGCTTGCGGTCGCGCGCGACGGTACGGAAGTCGTCGGTTTCACATTCGGATACCGATTGCCGCCGGACACCCAGTGGTGGCGAGGACTACTTCGGCCAGCGTCGAAGGAATTCACCCGGGAAACCGGGAACCGGACATTCGTCATCATCGAACTAGCTGTCCGAAAGCCCTGGCGGCAGCGTGGCATCGCCAGAAAACTCCACTTTGACCTGATAGAAGGGCTGGAAGTTGAGCGGGTGACGTTGACGATGCGACCCGAGCCGGAAGCAAAACCGGCTCAATTTGCGTACGCGTCGTGGGGATACCAGATGGTCGGACAGTCACGGCCCTGGGACGAAGCGCCACTTTATAACTCGATGGTCCTCAACCTAAAGGTCGCTAACCCGTAGCAGGATGTCTGCGAGTACGTGAGTGTTCCATCAGCGGAATCAAGCGGTCACTTAGACGCTATTTGCGCCAGCATCTGACCGAGATATCTACATGCCGCTTTCGCGGGTAGGGTTACGTTCCACATGGTTTGAATTTCAACCTCATTCCGTAACCCTTGCGATAAACGTCCAGTAGAAGGGCTGTTTTAAGCGTGCCCGCAGCTGGGTGCCGCGTTTTGATTAGTCGTTCATTTTGGGCTGCCTGGAATTTGAAAGGTGACCGAAAATATCGCCGAGCCGAAAAGTGGCCAAAAAGAAGGCTCTTGACAACTTCAAGTGGAAGACATGCAATACGAAGAACTTCCAATCTGTCTGGTCATGCTTCCGGGCGAATAGGTGGCCCGAGAATAATTCAGGATGGCAAGAAGTAAAAGATCGCGAATCAGTGGATAAGGAGCGCTCCGTGATCGAGATGATTGGCATGTCCTGCGGGTCCGCCCGGTCGCTGCGACCGATTACGGTGACCGCATGACTACATTCCGAGAGGGCGACGGTGGCGACGCAACCTCCCTGCGGGCCGCCATGGTGCGCGAACTGCGCGAGGCGGAGGCGATCCAGTCCGAGCCCGTGGCGGCCGCTTTCGTTGCCGTGCCGCGCCACCTGTTCACGCCGGGCGAGACGCTGGAGGCCGCCTATGCCGGGAGCAACGCGCCGATCGTCAAAAGCGACGGCAACGGCCTGACGCTCAGCTCCGTTTCCGCCGCTCATCTCCAGGCCACCATGCTGGAAGCGGCCGACATCAAGCCAGGCATGCGCGTCTGCGAGGTGGGGAGCGGTGGCTACAACGCGGCTTTGATGGCCGAGCTCGTCGGCGACGGCGGACACGTCACCACGGTGGACATCGACCCTGACATCATCGAGCGCGCCCGCACTTTCCTCAACGAGACCGGATACAACCGCGTCGACGTAGTGCTGGCCGACGCGGAGGACGGCGTACCTGAGGCTTCCCCCTTCGACAGGCTCATCGTCACGGCCGGAAGCTGGGACATTCCACCCGCGTGGATCGACCAGCTCGCCGATGACGGCCGGATCGTCGTCCCGCTCCGGCTGAAGGGGACGACCCGCTGGATCGCGTTCGACCGCGACAGCTCGGGCCTGGTCAGTCGCACCTACGGGTTGTGCGTCTTCGTGCCTTTCCAAGGGGCCGGCTCCCACACCGAACGGAACATCACGCTCGACGACGGGGTGGTGCTGCGCCTCGACGATGAGGATCTCAAGGTCGATGTGGAGGGGCTGCGCCGAGCGTTGCACCTGCCGAGGATCGAACGCTGGTCCGGGGCCGAGTTCGACATGCCCGACGAGCTGACGCTGTTCCTGCTCACCAACGACCCGGACATGGCGATGCTGCACGCCGACCAGAAGGTCATCGACCAAGAGCTGCTCGCACGTCCGACCCTCAAGGGTGTGCCCGTCCTGATCAGTGGCGACAGCTTCGCTTACCGCGCCGCGAGGCCGGACGGCGACACCGGCCGATACGAGAGCGGCGTCTACGCTCACGGGCCCTCAGCCGAGGAAGCCGCCGCCCGATACGTGGAGCTGCTGCGCCAGTGGGCGGACAAGTACCACCGCCGCGGGGCCGCGTCCATCCGGTACCTCCCCAAACCCGCCAATCCGTCGGCCCCCTCCAGCGGAGTCATCGCCAAACGGCACGGGACCGTCGTCGTCACTTGGCCGTAGACCGCCGGGCTCCTCGGGGAGATCTGGCGATTTTCCCGAGACAGGCACCGGGGAAACCCAACCGCCCCAACGTAAGGAGGAACCTTCATGACCATCTGCTCTGCCCGAGGTGCGGCAACGCTCACACCGCCCGCGCTCGAATCCCAAACCGCCGAAGCCTGGGACACGGACGCCTGGGAGGACCTGGACGTGTCCTTCGTCGAGTCCGGTGTGGCTGCCGAGCAGCTCATCCGGATGACCGACGACGGCTGCAACGCGACGTGCGCGACCGCGTGCGTCAGCTGCGGCACGTAGGCCGCCCTGCCGGAATTCGACGCCTGATCCAAGCGCCCGGCCGGTACGGCTCACCGGCCGGCCGGGCCTCAGATGTGGGA
This region of Streptosporangium sp. NBC_01495 genomic DNA includes:
- a CDS encoding FxLD family lanthipeptide is translated as MTICSARGAATLTPPALESQTAEAWDTDAWEDLDVSFVESGVAAEQLIRMTDDGCNATCATACVSCGT
- a CDS encoding GNAT family N-acetyltransferase, which produces MTDQVTTQRWDGNGAAVQLDAILAAYEEVYAEPPYLEGPRDVADFIDRFHRQTERQGFRLAVARDGTEVVGFTFGYRLPPDTQWWRGLLRPASKEFTRETGNRTFVIIELAVRKPWRQRGIARKLHFDLIEGLEVERVTLTMRPEPEAKPAQFAYASWGYQMVGQSRPWDEAPLYNSMVLNLKVANP
- the fxlM gene encoding methyltransferase, FxLD system → MTTFREGDGGDATSLRAAMVRELREAEAIQSEPVAAAFVAVPRHLFTPGETLEAAYAGSNAPIVKSDGNGLTLSSVSAAHLQATMLEAADIKPGMRVCEVGSGGYNAALMAELVGDGGHVTTVDIDPDIIERARTFLNETGYNRVDVVLADAEDGVPEASPFDRLIVTAGSWDIPPAWIDQLADDGRIVVPLRLKGTTRWIAFDRDSSGLVSRTYGLCVFVPFQGAGSHTERNITLDDGVVLRLDDEDLKVDVEGLRRALHLPRIERWSGAEFDMPDELTLFLLTNDPDMAMLHADQKVIDQELLARPTLKGVPVLISGDSFAYRAARPDGDTGRYESGVYAHGPSAEEAAARYVELLRQWADKYHRRGAASIRYLPKPANPSAPSSGVIAKRHGTVVVTWP